GCGCGGCCGCCGTCGCCCGGCCCGATGGCCGCTTGATCGCCGCCGTCGGCGATGCCGCCTACGAGACCTTCGTCCGATCTTCCGCCAAGCCTTTCCAGGTGCTGGCGCTGCTGCTGGCACCGAGGGCCGACGAGCTCGCCCTGACGGAGCGCGAGATCGCGCTGGCTTGTGCCTCCCACGGTGGCTTGCCGGAGCACGTCGAAGTGGCTCGCGGCCTGCTGGCCCGAGCCGGCCTCGGCGAAGGTCACCTCGCCTGCGGCGCCCATCCGCCGATGGATGCGGACCACGCCCGCGCCTTGGTGGTCGCCGGTACCGAGCCGACGCCGCTGCACAACAACTGCTCCGGCAAGCATGCCGCCATGCTGCTGGCCTGTCATCTCCGGGGGTGGCCGACGATGGGCTACACGGAGGGCGGCCACCGAATTCAGGAAGAGGTGCGGCGCTGGGTGGGCACCTGCTGTCGGGTGGGGGCGGAGACCGTCGGGGAAGGCCTCGACGGCTGCAGCGTGCCGACCTTTCATCTTTCCTTGCTGGCGGTGGCGCGCGGTTACGCCGCCCTCGTCGAGCCTGCCGCCGCCGGTCTGGCGCCGCGGGTGGCGCGGGCGGTGGAGCGGGTCTTCGCCGCCATGGGGCGGGAGCCGATGATGGTGGCCGGCCCGGGGCGCTTCACCACCCGTCTGATGGAGGTGACGGCCGGTCGCATCGTCGGCAAAGAAGGGGCCGAGGGCTTCTATGCCATGGCGGTGCAAGGGCCGCGGCGTCTCGGCATGGCCTTTAAGATCGCCGATGGCGGCGATCGCGCGCGCGACGTCATGGCCCTCGAGCTGCTGCAGCGGTTCGACTGCTTGACGGCCGAGGAGCTGACCGCCCT
This portion of the Acidobacteriota bacterium genome encodes:
- a CDS encoding asparaginase, translating into MVATDRNGFVESLHFGAAAVARPDGRLIAAVGDAAYETFVRSSAKPFQVLALLLAPRADELALTEREIALACASHGGLPEHVEVARGLLARAGLGEGHLACGAHPPMDADHARALVVAGTEPTPLHNNCSGKHAAMLLACHLRGWPTMGYTEGGHRIQEEVRRWVGTCCRVGAETVGEGLDGCSVPTFHLSLLAVARGYAALVEPAAAGLAPRVARAVERVFAAMGREPMMVAGPGRFTTRLMEVTAGRIVGKEGAEGFYAMAVQGPRRLGMAFKIADGGDRARDVMALELLQRFDCLTAEELTALDDFRRPVLRNHRLLPVGTIAPLPFPVTAID